TGGAATAGATTATTATAACATTATTATAAAGGTTTCCAAAGTGTTTCAAAACTCTTGAAACTGGGTTTCTGAAGGGTTTTCAAAGCGTTTCCAAAGGGTTTCAACCTACAGAAACCGGGTTTCTAAAGTGTTTGTAATGAGTTTTCAAAGCGTTTCCGAAGGGTTTCAAACCCCTTGAAACCACTTGAAACTGGGTTTCTAAAGGGTTTCCCAAGGGATTTTCAAAAGCGTTGGCAGCGGGTTTCCTATCCTGTGAAAGCTTTGAACCCCTTGCCGACAAGTTGCTTGTAACGTAGCGTCATAGTTTTTTTCAGCTAcgtttattaatttttgttattaattgTTTCCCAGTTAGCATGGAtttaaaacctttttttaaaaagttactGAGGTCGGCACAATAAGCTGTTCACTCATGCGAAAACCTTTCATCAAGCCagcgaattttttttcttttgcggCATCCATTCCGTCAATCTTATTGTCTTCAGAAGCGTCACGGCCAGTaatgaaaaatacatttcTCCGGTTCTATTTGAGATAAATCAATGATTCAAACGGTGAAATGCTCTCCGCTTTTAGATAGAACGTCTAATCAAGGGTTCTATGACGCGCTTTGCACTCTTAACATGTTTTTCTGTTAGcgaaaacttttttcttttgcggCATCCATTCCGTCAATCTTATTGTCTTCAGAAGCGTCACGGCCagtaatgaaaaataaatttctcaGGTTCTATTTGAGGTAAATCAATGATTCAAACGGTGAAATGCTCTCCGCTTTTAGATAGAACGTCTAATCAAGGGTTCTATGACGCGCTTTGCACTCTGAACATGTTTTTCTGCTGGcgaaaattttttcttttgcggcatccataataataaattattttccacGTTCTAAAGGGTTTCCAGAGAGTTTCAAAGCGTTTCAAAATGCATTCCAAAGAGATTCCAAAGGGTTTTAACAGGGTTTCCAAAGAGTTTCATAGCATTTCAAACCCCCTGAAACCGGGTTTCCGAAGGGTTTCAGAGCGACCTCAAAACCCCTAGAAAACGCTTTTTTGGATAAGACGTGTTTTCATATGGAGAGTCGCAATTTAGCTTAATTTCATCAAcataaaatttataataagTAAAAAGCTGCAGTCATCTCAGTGGAAGGGGTGCTGAGGGAGCAACAAATTTTTGCGATGTTCAACATTATGTCACTAGCTTATGAGAGCGGTGGTCAAGACTTCTGATGCTGTTGTGGCTCTGAAAAGAgcctttttttgaaaattggcggAGTGCTGCTAACAGCGATATCTCCTATAATCTTCTTCGAGAACGTCTAAGCTCTTCATAGCTGCAATAATGTTTCTTCTTAAGCTGCAGTACTGTTGCAGTATAATGTCTAAATCGTCAAGGTTAACGAGTTCGACACTTCTTAGTACGTTTAACAAGTGCCGTCTGCGTTCGGTTAGAATGTCGGTAAGGGCTAAGCGCTCGTCACAGATAGTGTCAATTACATCCATTCTGCAATTTTTGGCAACGAGCGACTCCGAACTTCATCAGTCGATAATCATAATAGTGTAGCGTTCTGGAATAGCCCTTTGAAAAAAACCAAGAGGGATCGAAAACCACCAATCGCAGCCTAGACTTGTGACCGCCCAACTGAGTAATGACAGAGTGCTGAGGAAGCAGCCTTTATGGTTTGATCCCAAGGATCGCAGTGTTGCGATTGCTACGATCGTTgagatcatatggaaaccaggcttaagtgCATATTAAATGTGCATGGGTTTAGTTTGAACGTTGCCGAACAGAGTTATCCTACTGTGCATACAGAAAATTAACCCATTGAAAATCAGACGAAATCACAGAGGTAATGGATGGACAACGGAGGTGAAGGAAACAAGAAAGGACAAGAAACGAGTGAAGGGCTCGAAACAAGGAAGGCCAGAAGTTGATGTGGCGCGAAACAAACGATTTAAAAGTGAAACAGTCTTTTATTATAGTGATTATAGTGTTAAAAATAACAGTAGTTGATGGGTACTATTTGCGCtagtttaggaaaaaaatactgGTAACTTTTGTCAACAATGCTAGCTATTAAAATACTATTTACAATTCGCTTTAAAAATGTATACAGGCAGATCTCATCTGATCTGGCCTGGTTGTagtttttgtctttccttgaaataaaattaaaacatcagtGTAAAAGATTAAGcaagcttttgaaaaataaacctGAACCTGTTTTGGGTTAACAATGTTTGGCAAGGGACAAGCAATAATAACTCGGctcaataacaaaattacaCTCTTTGGCTGTATCGACAATATCACTCTCTATGGTGCTGGAGCGACAAGTTCCTCTGTTCCTGGTTTGCACAACTGGTGGATTTCACGGTACAAATACTGCTTCCGTTCTTGAGACAATCCTTGGGGTCTAAGCTTTACTGGAGGCACTGAGGGCAGTAGATTGGCAGGGTTCCTCAGCAGTTGGATAGATTGCTCTGTTGAGGAGTGGtactctttaaaaaaaagtttaccaGGTTCGTCTTTTGTAATTCTAAAATGACGGTATCTTTTGATGTTTGGAACTTTAACGAAGTACTGTTCAAGGAATGCAGACCAGTTGTAGACGGGCACAATTACCCTGCCATGGTGTGTGCCAACGAGCTGGGCCTTGTTAACTCCAGTAGAGCTGGATGTCTCGACCATCTGAGCAAATTCGTAGAGAGACAAAACATAATTTACTTTGTAAGATTTCTTGATGAGTCCGAAACAGCGATCGGGGCCGAACTTCGTGTGACCGGCAATTAAAAAGGAATAACTGATGGTGTGATGAAGCTGATGTGTTACTCTCCACGCCAGGTACCAGAGgaaacagttatttttattttgtcctgtGCAATTATCGGCATGAAGATAAACGTTGGTTTCGCCGAGTCCATGGTCATGAAAGTAATGATGGACAAAGCTTACTGTTGTGTTTACCCCTTTACCTACGTCACTTGCTTCGTCAATGAGATAGTTTACTTGCCGCAGGATTCCTTCGCACATGACGCCAAAGATTCCACATTTGCGCGGCGTTTTGAAATAAATCGGTCCTGGCTGCATGGGGTTACTCGGAATATGAATTTGCTGCGCAAAGTCAAATTAATAATGAATAGTTGTATCGATTGAACACgccttatttttttcatccaaCTTAATTCTTCCTTCAAATCTCTGAAAGTTGCTCTGTGAATCCGAACAAATGTTGTTGTAAAAGTCTCTCTCCATTTTAACACATGTCAAATGTCCTTGTTGAGCAATGACACACTCTGACTTCTCCCGTTTGGGAAGGTTTGCGGATCGCAAGAGCTTAGACGTATTCTGTTGACACGTTAGGCACAAGTCGGTCATAGGTTTAGCAACGACAACGTCAGGATGAAATTGCTCCCATAGCTTCACAAATGTTGTGTAACAAACAGCGTGTTTTCCCGATTCTTTGGAGGTTCTTTTAAACATGCGCCACacattcatttttgtctcgGACGATGAAAGCAGGCGAATGTCATCCTTTTTAAATCCTGGTATTCTCTCAGGAAGGAGGACAGCATTTTCTTCAACATTAAGTTTTCTAAATTTCATTGTTGTTCGTAACCATGATGCTAAGAtttctgtttcatttgttACTCATTGTGGTGTCTCGGTTCTTCTCAGCAGTTTTGCGCTTTTCGTTTTTAAGGTCAGGTTTGGTCCAAACGactgtaatttttcaaaagccgTTTGCGTTAACCCGTGAAATCATAGCAACGAAAATAAGTCGTTGACCCACTCgtgcagattttttttcaagccgtgTAAAAATTTCGACCACTTGTGAGCAATTTCTGACAACCCATTTGGTTGTGTATTGCCACTCGTTCACTCGACTTTACAAGCCACGAGCAACCCACGAGGTAGCTGTGTGAAAAACCCGTTTCTCGGAAAGTCAttagtgtacgttttcctGTGAGAGGTCACAAATGTCCGTGAAGATGCATATTGGGAGCGACAAGATCCTTTCCATACAGTTCCTCAAATGCTTTGCAAAACTCCATCAGGTACCTGTCACCAAGTTCAATGTCATCAACAGTCAGAACTCTCTTGCCCAGAGACTTGCAAGCGAGGACAAAGAAGCGCCAACACTCAAGGTGTTGGTCTGGAAGAACTCCCTTTAATGCAAACAATGAATACACTGTGGTCCAATTTTTCCACTGATCTGCTGTAAATCCTGAAAAACTGCATGAGATCTTTCCTGGGATACGACCGATATCTTGTGGGACTGTCATTGAATCTACCAGTTCTTGGATTCTATGAAAGTCTTCATCACTGATGAAGTCACTTTTCTCATTCAACCACACATTTTTCATCATGTCTTTGGCTGTCCCCAGATAAAGGTTATGCATAGGATCTACCACGAAGTAACGAATGCAGTCAAAGTACTCAAGCTCTTGTAGAACTGAATACCTTGCTCCCAATTCAGAAAAACACGCGTTTTCTTGAATTCTCTTGAATTCTCTGTttcggaaaacaaaagaaaacaggagAAAACTTCTGTGAACGCCAGAATAGACTATGCTTTCCTTACATTAACTGAGCGGTGAATTGTGGAAAATGGTGCGAAATTTACCAGCGTTTGACGCTCTGGAAAACAAGGGAAAATGCGGGTTTTCAATCATTAACTCCGGATGAACATGAAGTTTTACACCCGGAAAACATCTGTGAACGCAAGCAAACAACACATTTGCCAAGTGTTAGGCGACCGGTAAATTCCAGTAAACGTGCGTTTTCCGCTGTTCATCGTAATGGAAAACTACTGGATAATGGAACGAATACTCTGATTCACCGACAGCaaaacagctggaaaatctTGGATTTTCAGATTCGTGAACACCAGTGAATTTAAGCAAATGCCACGTTTTGCGTAAATTCACCGCGTGTTTTCTGAACGGTGAACGCCACCTTTCTTGCCGTGGTGAATATGATCATTGTCTTTCAAATGAGCATTTTATCTAAAAACTAGTAAATTAATAAAGATGTTGACTGGAAATGATGTTGATTAATCTCAGATTACTGTACAAATCTTGGGACATTCTGGTGATATTTTCCTTGTGAAGAAGAATTATTATATAGGACTTATTTTATATGCATCATTCAGGAATTATTAGGGTTAAACCCTGTAggagatgaaaaagaaaaaaatattagtcGTAAACAATATCAATCATATCCTTTTAATGTTCCTTGacataaatgaaatgaaaattgtttgtttcacaTATTGTTGACTTATGGGTTTTTCAAGCCCCAGTTCAAtaccataattattatacttgGCTGCAAATAGGTTGTAGTTTATTAATGAACCataactttaaattttgtgCAGATCCAGTTGAACCTGAATCTCAACCAAGTGAAGGTCAAGAGTCTGTTCAGGGCCATATGTGCCACTCTGGCTGAAAAGCAAAATCAAGAAGTGAACGATTGTATATACCAACAGAAAAATCCCGTTGTCCAAGTGTCGGAAAGAAAATATGTTGCCAGACCAAGTGCAAATGCCTCAATTGTGACAACTATAAGAGGATCAAGGATAAATTGTCATACTGctgtggtgagagcactgcATCTAACAAACAGAACcctgaaagaaaatcatgCACGGATGAGCCTGGTCAAAGACACTGGAGGAGACCTGTCTTTTAGACAGTGTTGAGTCATTTCTTCCTGCATACCCATGTTAAGTGAGACAAGATAAGAGGAGCTACTGTAGGGGTACTCTTATATACAGAACCTGGGATGTCTGAGGCAGCAAAACATATCGGtcattttgaagtgaaatagGTTATGATGTTGGGTTCAACCACTTTGACCTAGAACAAAGTCTGGTTTCAAGGCACAACTAAtttcatgaaaacaagaaactgTTCTTGTTCAGGTGTAGAATATTGATAagaagaataatattattgaagaAGCATGCCCCACAGTTAAAAACTAACTTCCTGAGAGTATCTTCCTAcagataattattgtttgtgttaTTACCAGTTTGCATAGTTTTAAAAGGTTACAGTTTTGAGATTAAAAAAAGTATCATTGAGCTGTTTTGATGAAAAGAgattcattaaaaaaagatgGAATAAGTAGCTATGCTTATGGTCATAGAGATATTAACTAAAAGAATTACTAAGCTTTTTACAAAGATTCTCTATTGAAAGGCCTTTTTCCTCATTTCTTGTAAAAACAGACAATCTTCAATACCAGATACTTTAAAATCTGAATTATAATTCTTAAAATATTGATGACAGCCATGCTCCTTCCATAATTCCAAAAGAAgatattttactaaaacatcATCTTTTATGTAAAAATGATCTTAAATATctatatttaaaattttatgaCATAGTAAACAAGTATAGAACTGATATGTTCTTGTaataaattttggttttatgtATATTagcatatatatattaataatatagaTAAAATAATTCTACCTCAAGCGTCTTAAGTAATACACGACTTTCATAATGGCGGATCACGCGCAATGGCTGGGGTGGGCTGCATGGAAACAAGGTCAGTAGGTCCACAGCGTTGCATCGCTTTATCGATAAGATAGCGTCCTCTATGATGGCTTCGAGTTCTTCTTCAAACGCGATTACTCTAACTGAGAATGATATTCCCGCTGCTTCTCTCCTTGGGCGAAAGCCTGAAGAGCTGTCAAACTCGGAACTTAAATTTTGGCTGAAGTGCCGCGGCGATATGGGCAAaggattgaaaacaaaggcaGAGCTAGTCAAAAGGGTTTATGACTACTTAAAAACGGGCAAAGATAAGGAGATTGTGGATCCAGACCCACACAATATATACAGCcgcagaaaagaaaagcagacCACAAGCACTGATCTTAGCGACGACGGTGAAGAATCGGTAGAGTTTCCTAGCGCTGGTTGGGGATCTTCGCTAGAGAAAATGCCAATGTTCACGAGGGTGGAAATGAATGGTTTTGTGATGAAGTCTGGAAAAGCTATCGCCAACAAGGACCACCACACTGTTCCAACGGGTTTATTAAAGGCCAGACGTTTTCTAGATGACAAATGTCTTGAAGAGATAGAATGTGCTAGTAATTCGAAGCACTCTTTCTTCAAAGGCAAGTGTTGTCATAGTTTCAAAAAGAGTGAACCCCCACATAATCTGAAAATTTGCGTATGTATTGTGACTGGAGAGGTTAAGAGTGCCTGTTGTTCTTGTGTAGCAGGAAAAGTCGGATTTTGTAACCATGTGTTGGCGTTCATGTTTAAGATATGCAAGTTTACCTTGTATAACTGTACTTCTGTCAAAGAACTTTCTGAAGAACAGGACCAACAATCTTCCTTGGCTTGTACATCACAATTACAGCAATGGGGAAAGAACATTGCACCACAGCCAGTTATGGAAGTTGAAGTCAATAAAAGTAAGGTCGACGAATCAAGTTCACGATCTGGTCTCAAATCCCTCCTTTATGATGCCAGCATGAAGACCACCCATAACGAGGCAGAAGAAGAGGAATTTAAGAGGGAACTGAAAATAATCAATCCAAACATGGGTCTGGCTAGTGAACAGGGAATCGTAACCACTCATAATGGATACAAAGAAACAAGATTTGGAAAATGTCAAGTTGGTTCTTTTTTATCATACCAAGTTGCACTTTCTGAATCAAACTTTGAGGCCACTGCATCTGTCGACTGCATTTCAAGGGTTCAATTAACAAGCCCCCAGACCCTTCTGTATCCACGCTTTCCATTaagaaatattgaagaaatggTAGTCCCTGACAATTTGTCTGAGGATGAAAAACGGCTGCTAAAAACCCTCCAAATAGAAGAAgatgaaataaatcaaataGAAGGAGAGACTAGGTATCAAGCTGAGTCTCATAAATGGAGAGAGGAATGCAAATTTAGATTCACTGcatcaacatttcatttgatttccaaacgccaaaaaaatcataaaaattttgcagaaaCTCTAATTAATCCAAAATCAGTTACTTCAAAATATTTAgaacatggaaaaaaatttgaatcaGTTGCTCTAAGGGAgtatgaaaaattaatgtgcaaCAGGAGAACACCAGTGAAGGTCCTACCAAGAGGATTTATTGTTTCAAAGGGCACTCCAGTCATTGGAGCCACCCCTGATGCAAGAGTTGTCGACTTTGGGTGCACTGACCACTTCGGAATTGCCGAGGTGAAATGCCCGTACAGTAAGCATCATGTCACACCTCTGGATGCCTGCTCAGATGCAAAgttttttatggaaaaaacaaGTGAGAAggaatgcaaattaaaagtaGACCACCCCTACTATGCCCAAGTACAAGGACAAATGGCTGTGACAGGAGCAACGTGGTGTGACTTTATAGTATTTACCAGTAGAGGCCTTTATGTACAAAGAATCACATTTGACCCTGTTTTTTGGGCTGAACTTAACCAGAAACTGGTTTCTTATTACTTTAGTCATTTTATAAGGTTTGCATCTGCGAAACTTTGTCAGGTGAACTGTCAAGTAAATAACAGCAATGATTGCCAGGTAATTTGCACAAGTACAACTGTATAATTTCAGTCACAGAACTTCAAGACATTGTAGCATTTAACCAGTTTTCAAGAAAAGCACTTGACATTCTTTGTGATGTTCCAGAAATTATCCATGCCAACTCCCTCACAACTGAATATTTTCTGCAATTATTTCTTGTACACACCAAATGCCAGTAAAACAATGG
This sequence is a window from Acropora palmata chromosome 9, jaAcrPala1.3, whole genome shotgun sequence. Protein-coding genes within it:
- the LOC141891575 gene encoding uncharacterized protein LOC141891575, whose amino-acid sequence is MASSSSSNAITLTENDIPAASLLGRKPEELSNSELKFWLKCRGDMGKGLKTKAELVKRVYDYLKTGKDKEIVDPDPHNIYSRRKEKQTTSTDLSDDGEESVEFPSAGWGSSLEKMPMFTRVEMNGFVMKSGKAIANKDHHTVPTGLLKARRFLDDKCLEEIECASNSKHSFFKGKCCHSFKKSEPPHNLKICVCIVTGEVKSACCSCVAGKVGFCNHVLAFMFKICKFTLYNCTSVKELSEEQDQQSSLACTSQLQQWGKNIAPQPVMEVEVNKSKVDESSSRSGLKSLLYDASMKTTHNEAEEEEFKRELKIINPNMGLASEQGIVTTHNGYKETRFGKCQVGSFLSYQVALSESNFEATASVDCISRVQLTSPQTLLYPRFPLRNIEEMVVPDNLSEDEKRLLKTLQIEEDEINQIEGETRYQAESHKWREECKFRFTASTFHLISKRQKNHKNFAETLINPKSVTSKYLEHGKKFESVALREYEKLMCNRRTPVKVLPRGFIVSKGTPVIGATPDARVVDFGCTDHFGIAEVKCPYSKHHVTPLDACSDAKFFMEKTSEKECKLKVDHPYYAQVQGQMAVTGATWCDFIVFTSRGLYVQRITFDPVFWAELNQKLVSYYFSHFIRFASAKLCQVNCQVNNSNDCQVICTSTTV